A single window of Colletotrichum higginsianum IMI 349063 chromosome 8, whole genome shotgun sequence DNA harbors:
- a CDS encoding TLC domain-containing protein yields MKDPFFIEPLPWLVKATQPLADYFSLPTLPIHVHEVFASALLYSVIYYPISPLLSRLIVGRKYLDLPRKRRINWDAHVVSLVQSTLINALALWVMFVDEERSQMDWQARMWGYTGAAGMIQGLAAGYFLWDLVVTSCNMDVFGFGTLAHAISALFVYSLGFRPFLNYYGCVFILWELSTPFLNIHWFFDKLGMTGSRAQLYNGLMLLFTFFSCRLVYGTYQSVKVFSDIYAAINAHPVLPKEISPETGAILAPTGVMRFATDASTVPTWLAVTYLISNLTLNSLNFYWFVMMIHAVRKRFQPAKSTDKAAQIEPSSTKVTARSGQTPVRRRKA; encoded by the exons ATGAAGGACCCCTTCTTCATCGAGCCACTACCATGGCTTGTCAAGGCGACACAGCCTTTGGCTGACTACTTCTCGCTCCCGACTCTGCCGATACACGTTCACGAGGTCTTCGCCTCCGCCTTGCTGTACTCAGTCATATACTATCCAATTTCGCCACTACTGTCACGTTTGATCGTTGGCCGCAAATACCTCGACCTTCCCCGGAAGAGAAGGATCAATTGGGATGCTCACGTTGTCTCTCTCGTCCAGAGCACTCTTATAAACGCCCTGGCCCTTTGGGTCATGTTTGTGGATGAGGAGCGCAGCCAGATGGACTGGCAAGCGCGTATGTGGGGATACACTGGTGCCGCTGGTATGATCCAGGGCCTCGCTGCTGGCTACTTTCTTTGGGACCTAGTGGTAACGAGCTGCAACATGGACGTCTTTGGCTTTGGCACATTGGCTCATGCCATCAGCGCCCTATTTGTCTACTCGCTAGGATTC CGACCTTTTCTCAACTACTACGGCTGTGTTTTCATCCTTTGGGAACTGTCAACGCCCTTCCTCAACATCCATTGGTTTTTCGACAAGCTAGGAATGACTGGGTCCCGCGCGCAATTGTACAACGGCTTGATGCTTCTATTCACTTTTTTTTCCTGCCGTCTTGTCTACGGAACATACCAATCGGTTAAGGTGTTTTCGGATATTTacgccgccatcaacgcTCACCCTGTACTGCCCAAGGAGATATCCCCAGAAACGGGCGCCATTCTTGCTCCGACAGGCGTGATGAGATTTGCGACAGATGCGTCGACTGTTCCGACGTGGCTGGCAGTGACGTACCTGATCAGCAACCTGACCCTCAACAGCCTTAACTTCTACTGGTTCGTCATGATGATTCACGCGGTTCGCAAGAGGTTCCAGCCGGCCAAGTCGACAGACAAGGCAGCTCAAATCGAGCCTT
- a CDS encoding Dor1-like family protein has protein sequence MADLLLDLLDARPAPGVDANSTPRPTKLAYLSHLADQSPAALTSSEPQSLAQSSQSLLLSLQGVSKRSHKSVIDSASHHASLTRALPTLVADTTDLRNAIPKLDAEALRFSTTYSKSGENEDLAERKRALLLLRNVERLVDVLELPTLLSSAINIIPANYASALDLNAHIRRLHGLYPDSPLVALVSRQADEAIVKMTADLITALKSPGLKLAASLRTVSWLRRVLPDLSSMTSASRESQEHTLSLLFLCCRVATLDATLGALQPLRELADEERHRQQGASNQSWSGGQQTEKYLKRYVEIFREQSFGVVSMFRSIFPTTGHQASRPNTDTQDPLQPLPSTLSTFPLHLVEMLLETLGKYLPTVKDQVARDSILTQVLYCSGSLGRLGGDFGTLLAGLGEEGEGVTKQSEWVDIVKRHRLLSGRLESVIGDYSRSKTASKKFLTTHSKRHGSSTQCLNRRLPLAGQNHSGHGSLMSYLRDVAAAPDKIQTLWRGTVPSALRTGFGSALYFTSLNSIREHVAQSHLLGQDAANRMAHSSSLPTLTPTANLMAGAGARTFAGFVLMPLTVIKVRYESNLYSYQSLVGASSDIYRTNGLRGFFAGFGATAVRDAPYAGMYVLFYELLKKRLSGLSVDSGRQSSNDPVTIKTSHATLVNFSSAIMAGAACSVVSNPFDAVKTRIQLQPAIYRNMYQACRKMVGEEGVRSLLDGVALRMSRKAMSSALAWTVYEELIRRAERTWSSSLVRAGAEP, from the exons ATGGCTGAccttctccttgatcttctcgACGCCCGGCCCGCCCCCGGAGTCGACGCCAACTCGACACCACGGCCAACCAAGCTTGCTTATTTGTCCCATCTCGCTGATCAAAGCCCGGCGGCTCTGACATCGTCCGAGCCTCAATCTTTGGCTCAGTCATCACAATCACTTCTCCTCTCATTACAAGGCGTTTCGAAGCGCTCTCACAAATCAGTCATAGACTCGGCCTCACATCATGCTAGCCTAACCCGCGCCTTGCCTACCTTGGTCGCGGATACAACCGACCTACGTAATGCGATACCCAAGCTTGACGCGGAAGCTTTGCGCTTTTCTACAACTTACAGCAAATCCGGCGAAAATGAGGACCTGGCCGAAAGAAAACGTGCGTTGCTTCTATTGCGCAACGTTGAGCGCCTCGTTGACGTTCTTGAACTCCCTACCCTCCTTTCCTCGGCCATCAATATCATCCCTGCCAACTACGCCTCCGCCCTTGACCTCAATGCCCACATCAGGAGGCTTCACGGTCTATACCCGGACTCTCCGCTAGTCGCTCTAGTCTCTCGCCAGGCCGATGAAGCCATCGTCAAGATGACGGCCGATCTTATCACGGCCCTCAAGTCCCCAGGGCTCAAGTTGGCTGCGTCACTCCGCACTGTCAGCTGGCTAAGGAGAGTACTTCCTGATCTATCTTCGATGACTTCCGCAAGCCGCGAATCTCAGGAGCATACGCTCTCTCTGCTATTTCTTTGCTGCCGCGTAGCCACCTTGGACGCGACTCTGGGAGCTCTACAGCCCCTCCGTGAATTGGCCGATGAGGAGCGGCACAGGCAGCAAGGTGCTAGCAACCAGTCTTGGTCCGGGGGTCAGCAGACAGAAAAGTACCTCAAACGGTATGTCGAGATCTTTCGTGAGCAAAGCTTCGGGGTCGTCTCCATGTTTAGGAGTATCTTCCCCACTACAGGCCATCAGGCCAGCCGACCCAACACCGACACACAGGATCCTCTCCAGCCCCTGCCGTCGACGTTGTCGACGTTCCCACTCCATCTCGTTGAGATGCTCCTCGAGACCTTGGGGAAATACCTCCCCACAGTTAAGGACCAGGTCGCGAGAGACAGCATTCTGACGCAGGTGTTATACTGCTCGGGCAGTTTGGGTAGGCTTGGTGGCGATTTCGGCACGCTGCTAGCtgggctcggcgaggaaggcgagggagTGACAAAACAATCCGAATGGGTTGACATAGTCAAGCGACACCGGCTGCTGTCAGGGCGCCTTGAGTCGGTCATTGGTGATTACAG CCGCTCGAAGACTGCGTCCAAAAAGTTCTTGACGACACATTCGAAACGGCACGGCAGCTCGACCCAATGTCTCAACAGACGACTACCTCTGGCCGGGCAAAATCAT TCGGGCCACGGGTCCTTGATGTCGTATCTCAGagacgttgccgccgccccggaCAAGATTCAGACACTCTGGCGCGGCACAGTCCCGTCGGCCCTCAGAACCGGCTTCGGCTCGGCCCTCTACTTCACATCACTCAACTCTATCCGCGAACATGTCGCTCAATCCCATCTTTTGGGCCAGGACGCCGCTAACAGGATGGCCCATTCATCCTCGTTACCGACGCTCACTCCGACGGCGAACCTTatggccggcgccggggctCGCACGTTTGCCGGCTTCGTCTTGATGCCTCTTACCGTCATCAAAGTTCGGTATGAATCGAACCTGTATTCCTACCAGTCACTGGTCGGTGCATCATCCGACATCTACAGAACGAACGGCCTGCGAGGCTTCTTCGCGGGCTTTGGCGCCACGGCGGTCCGCGATGCGCCGTACGCAGGCATGTATGTATTATTCTACGAGCTTCTTAAGAAACGCCTGAGTGGTCTGTCCGTCGATAGTGGGAGACAGAGCTCGAACGACCCCGTCACCATCAAAACATCGCATGCAACCTTGGTCAACTTCAGCTCTGCCATTATGGCTGGTGCCGCTTGCTCCGTCGTTTCCAACCCCTTTGACGCCGTCAAGACGAGGATCCAGCTACAGCCAGCCATCTATCGGAACATGTACCAAGCCTGCCGCAAGATggttggcgaggagggcgtaCGGTCACTGTTAGACGGAGTGGCACTCCGTATGAGCAGAAAAGCGATGAGTTCGGCGTTGGCCTGGACTGTGTATGAAGAATTGATTAGAAGAGCCGAGCGTACTTGGTCCTCCAGCTTGGTAAGGGCAGGAGCAGAGCCATAG